From Glycine max cultivar Williams 82 chromosome 11, Glycine_max_v4.0, whole genome shotgun sequence, the proteins below share one genomic window:
- the LOC102667939 gene encoding putative uncharacterized protein DDB_G0290521 yields the protein MAQLERPQRQVETPKTPPTIHTMEQLLREGESKSKQSPTYSSSSSMNSSPSSPFFQRLRHHDSEEDHGQNQKKSVLTKVKEKAKKLRHSLSKRKHEDGNPTSPSSATGVEGDGAEEDAEYLGAPMYGSEKSPAGYEAYVRQQNSSPRGNLVFPEKHMLSSSDKHVVEPDHQEKTLSRSMSKKTTTTSSPNATTSNINTNTLSGLNKTIVAKKPTPVHVEKPDASHITSKIQGLTVSKPTEHHDHTSPSSTTVQTIRNTSLSYAAPFTPPAKLPSQAPSITPRTTPAPVTPEPSSAPAFSGKSTSPTAQIQDKGVSMKEYLLNKLEPGEDEKALSQMISEAMSPRRTPGDVGVMEKVREAVTSLLRTEEPTKYADTTTTTPTRMSCQSPKASCASSQMPASISASRSSSQIPLSFNAQQDYEVAEEENHGRILQAN from the exons ATGGCTCAACTCGAACGCCCTCAAAGACAGGTTGAGACTCCAAAAACCCCCCCTACCATCCACACCATGGAACAACTCCTCCGAG AAGGAGAATCCAAGTCTAAGCAGTCACCAAcctactcctcctcctcctccatgAACTCTTCTCCATCCTCCCCTTTCTTCCAAAGGTTGAGGCACCATGACTCAGAAGAAGACCATGGCCAGAATCAGAAGAAATCAGTTCTCACCAAGGTGAAGGAGAAGGCCAAGAAACTTCGCCACAGCCTCAGCAAGAGGAAACACGAGGACGGCAACCCCACTAGTCCCTCATCAGCTACTGGCGTAGAAGGCGATGGAGCAGAAGAAGATGCTGAATACCTCGGAGCTCCTA TGTACGGTTCGGAGAAGTCACCTGCAGGATACGAAGCATATGTAAGGCAGCAGAATTCAAGTCCAAGAGGAAATCTAGTATTCCCAGAGAAGCATATGTTATCAAGCAGTGACAAACACGTGGTTGAACCGGATCATCAAGAAAAGACACTAAGCCGCTCCATGTCTAAGAAGACAACAACAACCTCTTCTCCAAATGCTACTACTTCTAACATTAATACTAATACTCTTTCTGGTCTAAACAAGACAATCGTAGCAAAGAAACCAACACCAGTTCATGTTGAAAAACCGGATGCATCCCATATAACCTCCAAAATCCAAGGCCTTACTGTGTCGAAACCCACAGAACATCATGATCACActtcaccatcatcaacaaCAGTTCAGACAATTCGCAACACTTCTTTGTCCTATGCTGCTCCATTCACTCCCCCTGCAAAGTTACCCTCCCAAGCTCCTTCAATTACTCCGCGAACTACACCGGCTCCGGTGACACCAGAACCTTCATCTGCTCCTGCATTTAGTGGGAAGAGCACAAGCCCCACCGCGCAAATACAGGACAAGGGTGTGTCGATGAAAGAGTACTTGCTGAACAAATTGGAGCCAGGGGAAGACGAGAAGGCGCTGTCTCAGATGATATCTGAAGCAATGAGTCCAAGGAGAACTCCCGGTGATGTAGGCGTGATGGAGAAGGTGAGAGAAGCTGTAACTTCTTTGCTCCGAACTGAGgaaccaacaaaatatgcaGACACGACTACTACTACTCCTACTCGCATGTCGTGTCAAAGCCCGAAGGCTTCTTGCGCTTCATCTCAAATGCCAGCATCTATCAGCGCTTCTCGCTCTTCATCTCAAATCCCGCTATCTTTCAACGCTCAACAAG ACTATGAAGTGGCTGAGGAAGAAAACCATGGCCGGATTCTTCAGGCAAATTGA
- the LOC100790576 gene encoding pentatricopeptide repeat-containing protein At5g59600 produces the protein MHGPLRRNATLLATNGIISRHFFRSEPESYAELIDMYARDRALHAGKKLHAHLVTNGFARFNVVASNLVSFYTCCGQLSHARKLFDKIPTTNVRRWIALIGSCARCGFYDHALAVFSEMQAVQGLTPNYVFVIPSVLKACGHVGDRITGEKIHGFILKCSFELDSFVSSSLIVMYSKCAKVEDARKVFDGMTVKDTVALNAVVAGYVQQGAANEALGLVESMKLMGLKPNVVTWNSLISGFSQKGDQGRVSEIFRLMIADGVEPDVVSWTSVISGFVQNFRNKEAFDTFKQMLSHGFHPTSATISALLPACATAARVSVGREIHGYALVTGVEGDIYVRSALVDMYAKCGFISEARNLFSRMPEKNTVTWNSIIFGFANHGYCEEAIELFNQMEKEGVAKLDHLTFTAALTACSHVGDFELGQRLFKIMQEKYSIEPRLEHYACMVDLLGRAGKLHEAYCMIKTMPIEPDLFVWGALLAACRNHRHVELAEVAAMHLMELEPESAANPLLLSSVYADAGKWGKFERVKKRIKKGKLRKLQGLSWIENL, from the coding sequence ATGCATGGCCCCCTGAGAAGAAATGCAACATTGCTCGCCACAAATGGCATCATCAGCCGCCATTTCTTCCGATCAGAACCCGAAAGCTATGCTGAACTCATCGATATGTACGCTCGCGATCGAGCGTTGCACGCTGGCAAGAAGCTTCACGCGCACCTAGTCACCAACGGTTTCGCTCGTTTCAACGTCGTTGCTTCCAACCTCGTATCCTTCTACACATGCTGTGGCCAACTCTCCCACGCGCGGAAACTGTTCGACAAAATTCCCACCACAAATGTTCGCCGCTGGATTGCTCTCATTGGCTCCTGCGCTCGCTGCGGCTTCTACGATCACGCTCTCGCCGTGTTCTCTGAGATGCAAGCCGTTCAAGGGCTTACGCCCAACTACGTATTCGTCATCCCCAGCGTTCTCAAAGCTTGCGGCCACGTCGGGGATCGAATTACAGGAGAGAAAATACATGGCTTCATTTTGAAGTGTTCGTTCGAACTTGATTCGTTTGTGTCCAGTTCTTTGATTGTTATGTACTCCAAGTGTGCGAAAGTTGAGGATGCGCGCAAGGTGTTTGATGGGATGACTGTCAAAGACACTGTGGCTCTAAATGCTGTTGTTGCTGGGTATGTTCAACAGGGTGCTGCAAACGAGGCACTGGGTTTGGTGGAAAGTATGAAGTTGATGGGTTTGAAGCCAAATGTGGTAACTTGGAACTCTTTGATATCTGGGTTTTCACAGAAGGGTGACCAAGGAAGGGTGTCTGAGATTTTTAGGTTGATGATTGCAGATGGAGTGGAGCCTGATGTGGTATCATGGACTTCTGTTATATCTGGTTTTGTGCAGAACTTTCGTAATAAGGAAGCATTTGACACGTTTAAGCAAATGTTGAGTCATGGGTTCCACCCAACTTCAGCTACTATAAGCGCCCTGTTGCCTGCTTGTGCTACTGCAGCAAGAGTTAGTGTTGGGAGAGAGATTCATGGCTACGCTTTGGTGACTGGGGTGGAGGGAGATATATATGTAAGGAGTGCTCTGGTTGACATGTATGCAAAATGTGGGTTCATTTCTGAAGCGAGGAATTTGTTTAGTAGGATGCCAGAGAAGAACACAGTTACGTGGAACTCTATCATTTTTGGTTTTGCGAATCACGGGTATTGCGAGGAAGCCATTGAGCTCTTCAATCAGATGGAAAAGGAAGGGGTAGCCAAGCTGGATCATTTAACTTTCACGGCAGCTCTCACTGCATGTAGTCATGTTGGAGATTTTGAACTTGGGCAGAGGCTATTCAAGATTATGCAAGAAAAATACAGTATTGAACCACGGCTAGAGCATTATGCGTGCATGGTGGATCTTCTTGGTCGAGCAGGGAAGCTCCACGAAGCTTATTGCATGATCAAGACAATGCCTATTGAACCTGATTTATTTGTGTGGGGTGCATTGCTGGCTGCTTGTAGAAATCATAGGCATGTGGAGCTCGCGGAAGTGGCTGCTATGCATCTAATGGAATTAGAGCCTGAGAGTGCTGCGAACCCTCTTCTGCTGTCCAGCGTATATGCTGATGCTGGCAAATGGGGAAAGTTTGAGAGGGTCAAGAAAAGGATAAAGAAGGGAAAACTGAGAAAACTTCAAGGTTTGAGTTGGATAGAAAATTTATAA
- the LUXC gene encoding transcription factor LUXc, protein MGEEVKTSEYDEERVMEWEAGLPTANDLTPLSQPLIPPELASAFSILPEPHRTLLDVNRASRNTLSTLRGGGGSVHQAFSSSNNNHNYDGDGDGGVEEEEDDDDDRDGSGPDSRKQRKIDCGAAEEADSAVQTETSAERTAVKRPRLVWTPQLHKRFVDVVAHLGIKNAVPKTIMQLMNVEGLTRENVASHLQKYRLYLKRMQGLSNEGPSASDQLFASTPVPQSLHDSAPPSNHSNGHGHGHGHSNGRGHGHGHGHGHLSVPMMSMPYPPPLMSMPYPPPMMSGMPHGHMGIPMPNSSATSAYHPYNMLHQRDWPHLAPNDK, encoded by the coding sequence ATGGGGGAAGAGGTGAAGACGAGCGAGTACGACGAAGAGCGCGTGATGGAGTGGGAGGCGGGTCTCCCAACTGCCAACGATCTCACGCCTCTCTCTCAGCCGCTGATCCCGCCGGAACTCGCGTCGGCCTTCAGCATCTTGCCGGAGCCCCACCGCACCCTCCTCGACGTCAACCGCGCCTCTCGCAACACGCTCTCCACGCTCCGCGGCGGCGGAGGGAGCGTGCACCAGGCCTTCTCCTCCTCCAACAACAACCACAACTACGACGGCGACGGCGACGGAGGCGTCGAGGAGGAGGAGGACGACGACGACGATCGCGACGGCTCGGGGCCGGATTCACGGAAGCAGCGGAAGATCGACTGCGGCGCGGCCGAGGAGGCGGACTCGGCGGTTCAGACGGAGACCTCGGCGGAGCGGACGGCGGTGAAGCGGCCGCGGCTGGTGTGGACCCCACAGCTTCACAAGAGGTTCGTTGACGTGGTGGCGCACCTCGGGATCAAGAACGCGGTGCCGAAGACGATTATGCAATTGATGAACGTGGAAGGGTTGACCCGCGAGAATGTCGCAAGCCATCTCCAGAAGTATCGTCTCTACCTGAAACGGATGCAGGGTCTCTCCAACGAGGGTCCTTCTGCTTCGGATCAGTTATTTGCGTCGACACCTGTGCCTCAGAGCTTGCATGACTCTGCTCCTCCCAGTAACCATAGCAATGGTCATGGTCATGGGCATGGCCATAGCAATGGCCGTGGTCATGGTCATGGTCATGGTCATGGTCATCTCTCTGTTCCGATGATGTCCATGCCATATCCACCTCCCCTGATGTCCATGCCATATCCACCTCCCATGATGTCGGGCATGCCCCATGGCCACATGGGCATCCCCATGCCTAATTCCTCCGCCACCTCAGCTTACCATCCTTATAATATGTTGCATCAAAGGGATTGGCCTCACCTTGCTCCTAATGATAAATGA